In Colius striatus isolate bColStr4 chromosome 17, bColStr4.1.hap1, whole genome shotgun sequence, the following proteins share a genomic window:
- the LOC104552791 gene encoding carbonic anhydrase 15, which yields MGPRELALTFLTLPLVVRAAAGGQWCYDSQDPKCGPSHWKELKATCGGNKQSPVNIDRRWLQRDRRLGDILFEGYDQAPPGKWRLANDGHTVVLSLASESVSEHITISGGGLPGRYRALQLHFHWGSPARNGSEHTLDGHQLPMELHIVHINVKYQTLAEAKGHPNGLAVLGFFFQVSETPNTNYNTIVVGLRNVSHAGDSVDLASTFRLSTLLPDGSRLSGYYRYQGSLTTPDCSEAVIWTVFEEPVEIGRDQLQVFFSSLHFPAAGSTLLKMTNNFRPPQPLRSRKVFASRAATASSTALAPACCQLLSPLLLLALTGLFSPAP from the exons ATGGGGCCGCGGGAGCTGGCCCTAACTTTTCTGACTTTGCCTCTCGTCGTGCGGGCGGCCGCGGGAG GGCAGTGGTGTTATGACTCACAGGACCCCAAATGCG GTCCCAGCCACTGGAAGGAGCTGAAAGCCACATGCGGCGGCAACAAGCAGTCCCCTGTGAACATCGACAGGCGCTGGCTGCAGCGGGACAGGCGCCTCGGGGACATCCTCTTTGAGGGCTACGACCAGGCTCCCCCAGGCAAGTGGAGGCTGGCAAATGATGGGCACACAG TGGTGCTGAGCCTGGCAAGTGAGTCGGTCTCTGAGCACATCACCATCAGCGGTGGGGGCCTCCCGGGCAGGTACCGTGCCCTGCAGCTCCACTTCCACTGGGGCAGCCCGGCACGGAACGGCTCCGAGCACACCCTGGATGGGCACCAGCTCCCTATGGAG CTGCACATTGTGCACATCAATGTCAAGTACCAGACGCTGGCAGAGGCAAAGGGGCATCCCAATGGGCTGGCAGTCCTTGGCTTCTTCTTCCAG GTCTCCGAAACCCCTAACACCAACTACAACACCATTGTGGTGGGGCTGAGGAATGTTTCCCATGCTG GGGACTCCGTAGATCTGGCCTCCACGTTCCGGCTGAGCACGCTGCTGCCAGACGGCAGCCGGCTGTCCGGCTACTACCgctaccagggctccctcaccaccCCCGACTGCAGCGAGGCCGTCATCTGGACTGTCTTCGAGGAGCCAGTGGAGATTGGTCGGGATCAG CTGCAGGTGTTCTTCAGCAGCCTCCACTTCCCGGCCGCCGGTTCCACGCTCCTAAAAATGACCAACAACTTCCGCCCGCCGCAGCCGCTGCGCAGCCGGAAGGTGTTTGCCTCGCGGGCAGCCAcggccagcagcacagccctggccccagcctgctgccagctcctctcccctctgctcctgctcgCCCTGACTGGCCTCTTCTCACCAGCCCCGTAG